A part of Neovison vison isolate M4711 chromosome 6, ASM_NN_V1, whole genome shotgun sequence genomic DNA contains:
- the LOC122908798 gene encoding ATP synthase F(0) complex subunit C2, mitochondrial-like, producing MYACVKFVSSPFLVRSTSQLLSRSLSAVVLKPPKTLTDEAPYKGLSILAAPRPLTSLIPSRSFQTSAISRDMDTAAEFIGAGAATVGVAGSGAGIGTVFGSLIIGYARNPSLKQQLFSYAILGFALSEAMGLFCLMVAFLILFTM from the coding sequence ATGTACGCCTGTGTAAAGTTCGTCTCCAGCCCGTTCTTGGTCAGGAGCACCTCTCAGCTGTTGAGCCGATCACTGTCTGCAGTGGTGCTAAAACCACCCAAGACACTGACAGATGAGGCACCTTATAAGGGCCTCAGCATCTTGGCAGCCCCACGTCCCCTGACCTCACTTATTCCTAGCCGAAGCTTCCAAACCAGCGCCATTTCAAGGGACATGGATACAGCAGCCGAGTTCattggggctggggctgccacgGTAGGGGTggctggctctggggctggaaTTGGGACTGTGTTTGGGAGCCTCATCATTGGTTATGCCAGGAATCCCTCTCTGAAGCAACAGCTCTTCTCCTACGCCATTCTGGGCTTTGCCCTCTCGGAGGCCATGGGGCTCTTTTGCCTGATGGTGGCCTTTCTCATCCTCTTCACCATGTGA